The Methylocaldum marinum genome includes the window AGCCCGCAGACCCGTTAGATTCGCGCAGCCCATGGGACCTTCAGTGCGCAGACTGCTTATTGAGCACAACCTCGACCCGGCGCAGATCAGAGGCACGGGACGCGAAGGCCGCCTGACCAAACAGGACGTTCTGGATTTCCTGGATTCGCAAAAACGGAAATCCGCCGAAGCGCTCGCACCGGAGCGGAAACCGCAGCCGGAACCTAGCGAGAAACCCGCCGTGCGTGGAGCGGAGGGGCGCGGAGAACGGCGCGTACCCATGACACGGCTCCGAGCCCGCATTGCCGAACGCATGATCGAAGCCCAGCATACGACCGCTACATTGACCACCTTCAACGAGGTCAATATGCAGAAGATCTTCGACCTGCGTAATCAGCACCGTGCCCGTTTCGAGCAGGAATACAAGATCAAGCTGGGCTTCATGTCCTTTTTCGTCAAAGCAGCGGTGGAGGGGCTCAGACGCTTTCCCATCATCAACGCTTCAATCGATGGAAACGAGATCGTCCATCACGACTATTACGATATCGGCATCGCAGTGTCCACCGACCGGGGGCTCGTGGTGCCGATTCTGCGTGACGCCGACCGGCTCGATTTTGCCGAAATCGAAAAGGCGATCATCGATTTTTCACAGAAGGCACGCGACGGTAAACTCAGCTTCGAAGACTTGAGCGGCGGCACCTTCACCATCACCAACGGCGGCATCTTCGGTTCCATGCTCTCCACGCCCATCCTCAATCCGCCGCAAAGCGCCATCCTCGGCATGCATGTCATCAAGGACCGGCCGGTGGTCGAGGCCGGCCAGATCGTCATCAGGCCGATGATCTACCTCGCCCTCTCCTACGACCATCGCATCATCGACGGCCGCGAAGCCGTGACTTTTCTGTTCACTTTAAAGGAACTGCTGGAAGACCCGGTCAGATTGCTTCTCAAGATCTGAAAACCCGTTCATCGCCGAGCGCTGTCGCGCCGAAACACCTCGATACGCCTCCCGAGGCAGGGATGCGAGCGCTTCGTCGTGGGTAACAGGCGAACGGATGGGCTGGACTTCGTCCTCGGTATCCGCCGAATCCGATTTTCGCCCGGACGACTGGTCGAACAACGGCAATCGAATTGAAAACTCGGTGCCTTGGTCTTTGCCGTAACTGACTACCGAAATTCTGCCGCCGTGCATTTCCACTAGACTTTTCACGAGGGCCAAACCGACACCCAGCCCGCTATGTCCGTTATGCAGCGGTCGCTCATATTGAACGAAGGGTTCGAAAATGTGTTCGAGCGCGTCCGGTTCAATGCCGATACCGTTGTCCCGGACCTTGATCGCAATTTCCGGCCCTTTGCGCTCCATCGCCAATTCAATCCGGCCATTTCCGGGCGTGAATTTCGCGGCGTTCATCAACAGATTTGCGATGATCTGCGAAAGCCTTGCCGGGTCTCCCCAAAGATAAAGCGGCTGGCCGGTTCCCCGGTACACCAACTCCTGTTGGTTG containing:
- the odhB gene encoding 2-oxoglutarate dehydrogenase complex dihydrolipoyllysine-residue succinyltransferase translates to MRIEVTVPNLPESVTDATLLDWHKQPGDTVQKSETLVDLETEKVILEVPVPDNGVLQEIRHVKGDVVGSGELLAVIETEARPAVAEASVPEAMPAKPEPAAMPEAARRPVRFAQPMGPSVRRLLIEHNLDPAQIRGTGREGRLTKQDVLDFLDSQKRKSAEALAPERKPQPEPSEKPAVRGAEGRGERRVPMTRLRARIAERMIEAQHTTATLTTFNEVNMQKIFDLRNQHRARFEQEYKIKLGFMSFFVKAAVEGLRRFPIINASIDGNEIVHHDYYDIGIAVSTDRGLVVPILRDADRLDFAEIEKAIIDFSQKARDGKLSFEDLSGGTFTITNGGIFGSMLSTPILNPPQSAILGMHVIKDRPVVEAGQIVIRPMIYLALSYDHRIIDGREAVTFLFTLKELLEDPVRLLLKI